In one Nostoc sp. KVJ3 genomic region, the following are encoded:
- a CDS encoding glycosyltransferase family 39 protein, giving the protein MRHLKFAPSWLRYLIIFLLLMGISFRFFNLDGKVYSHDETYTSLRISGYTITEVKKQIFNNRVIAGESFAQFQGANPEKNLNDTIMTLAKEDSYHPPLYYIIARFWMQIFGNSVTAIRSLSACISLLVFPCVYWLCRELFNVPLSVPSVAIALVAISPIQLVYAQEAQEYILWLVTILLSSASLLRAMRLEDELLKERQRPDLFAIWSIYAVTLAISLYIFLWSAFVAVAHGIYAIVTAKFQLTKTVKTYLLASLVGFLAFMPWITVVIGDFFQFLISADKTTTQSSLMPIVPFLLMQLSRIFFDVDLRSDNYLGNSIIPIFLILVGYSIYFLCQTTNYKIWFFLMALIVVPALPLIVPGLIAGGIQSSTEAYFIPSYLGIQVTIAYLLATQLANASVSRRSIWHIILALVIICGLISCKVSSQAETWWNKGISYDHPQVAQIINQAAHPLLISDALNNNYGNIFSLSYLLEPKVRFLLVNNQKTPKIPNGYTDVFLFNPSDTWRETIETKYKSNTDIVYSDKYYSVWKLTKRRSAE; this is encoded by the coding sequence ATGCGCCATCTCAAATTTGCTCCGAGTTGGTTGCGATATTTAATTATTTTCTTATTGTTGATGGGAATATCATTTCGGTTTTTTAACCTTGATGGCAAAGTTTACTCCCATGACGAAACTTACACCTCATTGCGAATTTCTGGTTACACAATAACTGAAGTAAAAAAGCAAATTTTTAATAATCGTGTCATTGCTGGAGAAAGTTTTGCCCAGTTTCAAGGTGCAAATCCAGAGAAAAACTTAAATGACACAATTATGACTTTGGCTAAAGAAGATTCTTACCATCCACCGCTTTATTACATAATAGCCAGATTCTGGATGCAAATCTTTGGTAATTCGGTGACAGCGATTAGAAGTTTATCTGCTTGCATCAGTTTGCTGGTTTTTCCTTGTGTTTATTGGCTATGTCGAGAATTATTTAATGTACCATTATCAGTTCCGAGTGTAGCGATCGCACTCGTGGCAATTTCTCCAATTCAGCTAGTATACGCCCAAGAAGCACAAGAATATATTCTCTGGTTGGTCACTATATTGCTATCAAGTGCATCTCTGCTGCGAGCAATGCGCCTGGAAGATGAGCTACTGAAAGAACGACAGCGACCAGATTTATTTGCCATCTGGAGCATTTATGCAGTAACTTTAGCTATCAGTCTTTATATATTTCTTTGGAGTGCATTTGTTGCAGTTGCTCACGGAATTTATGCGATCGTCACGGCTAAATTTCAGTTGACTAAAACTGTCAAAACTTATCTACTAGCATCACTGGTAGGTTTTTTAGCCTTCATGCCTTGGATAACAGTTGTAATCGGTGACTTTTTTCAATTTCTGATTTCAGCAGATAAGACAACAACGCAGTCATCTTTGATGCCTATAGTTCCATTTTTGTTGATGCAATTAAGCCGAATTTTTTTTGATGTAGACCTGAGATCAGATAATTATCTAGGTAATTCAATTATCCCAATTTTTTTAATTTTAGTAGGATATTCAATTTATTTTCTTTGCCAAACAACTAATTATAAAATCTGGTTTTTTCTGATGGCATTGATTGTAGTACCAGCACTACCCCTAATAGTACCAGGTTTAATTGCTGGGGGCATCCAATCATCTACTGAAGCATACTTTATCCCATCTTATTTAGGAATACAAGTTACTATTGCTTATCTACTAGCTACACAATTAGCTAATGCTAGCGTGTCACGGCGGAGCATTTGGCACATAATTCTGGCATTAGTAATTATTTGTGGTCTGATTTCTTGTAAAGTGAGTTCTCAGGCAGAAACTTGGTGGAATAAGGGTATAAGCTATGATCATCCACAAGTAGCCCAAATCATCAATCAGGCTGCTCATCCACTTTTGATTAGTGATGCTTTGAACAATAACTATGGGAATATCTTTTCTCTGAGCTATCTTTTGGAACCAAAAGTACGATTTTTGCTGGTGAATAACCAAAAAACTCCTAAAATTCCTAATGGTTATACTGATGTATTTTTATTCAATCCTTCAGATACTTGGCGCGAAACAATAGAAACAAAATATAAATCAAATACAGATATTGTTTATAGTGATAAATATTATTCGGTCTGGAAATTGACTAAACGCAGAAGC